The following coding sequences lie in one Fusarium poae strain DAOMC 252244 chromosome 1, whole genome shotgun sequence genomic window:
- a CDS encoding hypothetical protein (TransMembrane:3 (o159-180i261-278o284-305i)~BUSCO:32595at5125) gives MLATGRSVDSTEDSRRRRGNGDDDDKTSVTGTDSNSPSNIPSGSETPPQKTGLRGGFAAIRQKANIQDRLVEKLLQQVIPTDDDDQNDVQFVGDEQTATQTERPNFNITTMSFNFRRFNARIGVVFKFQARVERILSWKQASHTLSLLAVYSFVCLDPYLIFVLPIAILLLGVFIPAFMARHPAPPKGTLSSEQNVGYSPQGPPLAPAATVKPVKELSKDFFRNMRDLQNCMDDFSRGHDQVVALLVPVTNFSNEALSSTLFLFLTVGGIVMTVSAHLLPWRIIFLVGGWAIVGMGHPHVARLLAAAHREHLQPQEAKAQSWLENWTNSDIILDSSPETREVEIFELQRKTSGGGEWEPWLFCPSPYDPLSQPRIAGERPRGSRFFEDVMPPEAWEWSEKKWALDLWSREWVEERIITGVEVETEGERWVYDIWDERDERTGVVDLPVNDKGKQKATPRPSWEENEDGSGRRGNWRRRRWVRLVKRKAIPVQPN, from the exons ATGCTCGCCACAGGGCGGAGCGTTGACTCTACCGAGGACTCTCGACGGCGTCGCGGCAatggtgacgatgatgacaagaCATCCGTTACTGGTACCGACTCAAACTCTCCTTCAAATATACCTTCAGGATCAGAGACGCCGCCTCAGAAAACAGGCCTACGTGGAGGCTTCGCGGCCATTCGCCAAAAAGCTAATATACAGGATCGTTTGGTAGAAAA ACTATTACAACAAGTTATACCtaccgatgatgatgaccagAATGACGTCCAATTTGTGGGCGACGAACAAACAGCCACACAAACCGAAAGACCAAATTTCAATATTACCACCATGTCCTTCAACTTCCGCCGTTTCAATGCCCGAATAGGTGTGGTCTTCAAGTTCCAAGCGCGCGTCGAGCGTATCCTGTCCTGGAAACAGGCGTCGCATACACTTTCGCTCCTGGCCGTCTACAGCTTTGTCTGTTTAGATCCGTATCTCATCTTCGTGCTGCCCATCGCCATACTTCTGCTAGGGGTGTTCATCCCCGCATTCATGGCAAGACACCCTGCGCCGCCAAAAGGTACACTGTCGAGTGAACAAAATGTTGGATATTCACCTCAAGGGCCACCACTGGCGCCGGCAGCAACGGTGAAGCCGGTCAAGGAGCTCAGCAAGGATTTCTTTAGAAACATGCGCGATCTACAGAATTGCATGGATGATTTCAGTCGCGGGCATGACCAGGTCGTCGCTCTACTGGTACCAGTAACGAATTTCAGTAATGAGGCGCTGAGTTCTACACTCTTCTTGTTTCTCACAGTGGGCGGAATAGTCATGACTGTTTCAGCTCACCTTCTGCCTTGGCGGATCATTTTTCTTGTGGGCGGCTGGGCTATCGTTGGTATGGGTCATCCGCACGTTGCCCGTCTCCTTGCAGCTGCTCATCGCGAGCACCTGCAACCGCAAGAGGCAAAAGCACAATCATGGCTGGAAAACTGGACCAACTCAGACATCATACTCGATTCGAGTCCTGAAACGCGCGAAGTGGAAATCTTCGAGCTGCAGCGCAAAACCTCTGGCGGTGGCGAGTGGGAGCCCTGGTTGTTCTGCCCTTCTCCCTACGATCCCCTCTCGCAACCTCGCATCGCTGGTGAGAGACCTCGAGGTTCCCGCTTTTTCGAAGACGTTATGCCTCCCGAGGCATGGGAGTGGAGTGAGAAGAAATGGGCTCTGGATCTCTGGAGTCGCGAGTGGGTTGAAGAGCGCATCATCACAGGTGTCGAAGTTGAAACAGAAGGTGAACGTTGGGTATATGATATCTGGGATGAACGAGATGAGCGTACTGGCGTCGTGGACCTTCCTGTCAATGACAAGGGCAAGCAGAAAGCGACACCTAGGCCAAGCTGGGAGGAGAATGAAGATGGAAGTGGCAGGAGAGGAAACtggagacgacgacgatgggTCAGACTGGTGAAGCGTAAAGCAATTCCGGTGCAGCCGAATTGA
- a CDS encoding hypothetical protein (BUSCO:34092at5125) produces the protein MIPTADPILSLNPETLPPSALHMLSLSPKAMHKMSAISNPLVSPNAIPPRTSSNGVPTSLSPTPTKSVLRPVPEGNWLSQKQASAKAQSSNPGYGVMTAPNPPPDPERYAHEDLDFTAKRSWNGDKESVVRGPYDYVISHPGKDFRAQLIAAFNAWLDVPAPSLEVITRVVGMLHESSLLIDDVQDSSELRRGFPVAHNIFGVAQTINSANYIYFVALQELHKLNNPELITIFSDELVNLHRGQGMDLFWRDTLTCPTEEDYLEMVGNKTGGLFRLGIKLMAAEANGPTDCVPLVNLIGLIFQIRDDYMNLSSKEYSHNKGMCEDLTEGKFSFPVIHSIRSNPTNLQLINILKQKTSDIQVKRYAVSYMESTGSFEYTRKVVNVLIERARKMAEELDEGRGSTKGIQKILDKMAVM, from the coding sequence ATGATCCCCACGGCCGACCCCATCCTTTCTCTCAACCCTGAGACCTTGCCCCCGTCGGCTTTGCACATGCTATCGCTGTCGCCCAAGGCAATGCATAAGATGTCCGCCATCTCCAACCCACTTGTCTCTCCAAACGCTATCCCCCCTCGCACCTCGAGCAACGGCGTCCCAACCTCTCTCAGCCCGACTCCTACCAAATCCGTTCTGCGCCCCGTCCCAGAAGGCAACTGGTTGAGCCAGAAGCAGGCTTCTGCAAAGGCACAGTCCTCAAACCCCGGCTACGGTGTCATGACAGCTCCCAACCCACCTCCCGACCCCGAGCGCTACGCTCACGAGGATCTCGATTTCACGGCCAAGCGCTCATGGAACGGCGACAAGGAAAGCGTTGTCCGTGGTCCTTACGACTATGTCATTAGCCATCCTGGCAAAGACTTTCGCGCCCAGTTGATCGCCGCCTTCAATGCTTGGCTCGACGTGCCCGCCCCGAGTCTCGAAGTCATTACCCGCGTCGTCGGTATGCTACACGAGTCTTCGCTTCTCATTGATGATGTACAAGATTCGTCCGAGCTGCGCCGCGGCTTCCCCGTCGCACACAACATTTTTGGTGTCGCCCAGACCATCAACTCGGCCAATTACATCTACTTTGTTGCTTTGCAAGAGCTTCACAAGCTCAACAACCCAGAGCTAATCACCATATTTTCCGATGAGCTCGTCAACCTTCACCGAGGTCAAGGAATGGACCTATTCTGGAGAGACACCTTGACCTGCCCTACTGAGGAGGACTACCTCGAAATGGTCGGTAACAAGACGGGCGGTCTTTTCCGTCTTGGTATCAAGCTCATGGCAGCAGAGGCCAACGGCCCTACCGACTGCGTGCCCCTGGTCAACTTGATTGGCCTCATCTTCCAAATTCGCGACGACTACATGAACCTGTCGTCCAAAGAGTATAGCCATAATAAGGGAATGTGCGAGGATCTGACCGAGGGCAAGTTCTCGTTCCCCGTCATCCACAGCATCCGTTCCAACCCCACAAATCTCCAGCTCATCAACATTCTCAAACAAAAGACCTCGGACATTCAGGTTAAGCGATATGCCGTTTCCTACATGGAGTCCACCGGGAGTTTCGAGTACACCCGGAAAGTCGTCAACGTTCTCATTGAGCGAGCTCGCAAAATGGCCGAGGAGCTTGATGAAGGCCGCGGTAGCACAAAAGGCATCCAAAAAATCCTCGACAAGATGGCTGTCATGTAA
- a CDS encoding hypothetical protein (TransMembrane:12 (i53-70o90-110i122-141o147-168i180-202o214-239i279-305o325-344i365-384o390-415i422-447o453-479i)): MAPIHRIFSSATSKPYRTTKLQDENPPYLNENGYVDFAPDDIRNPQNWSTPRRWAVTMSAVLLVLNATFASSSPSGCFPSLAKHFHVSELAAGLTITLFLLGYCAGPLIFAPLSEVYGRRWIFYITFSLYLIFNFLCAWAPNFGALLVGRFLTGTFVSAPLSNSPGVLADLWSPIERGNAMAGFAAMVWIGPALGPVIAGFLELKKDWRWSFYVLLWLGGATAIIMLTIPETHAPTLLLKKARRIRKAKIPGYENVKAQSEDTDRSLKAVYKIALTRPFIILFDTISFLCAIYMSVVYTLLYMLFSIYPIVFQQRRGWNSGVGELPLIGTVVGACIGGFIVLIDSHIRKKKIEKGGKKMEPEDRLPLAMIGGVGFAVTMFWFAWTAEYNSIHWIVPTIAGTFLATSLMLIFVAYLTYLVDVYLMYAASAIAANTIARSACGAAAPLFTNQMFSALGIGGGGSLIGGVATVLAIIPFWFYKYGKQIRIRSKFAPTKDKEEAKEKDEERGVSNGNGDRHNSVLSNDGSDGSESTVAAR, encoded by the exons ATGGCGCCTATACATAGAATTTTCTCATCGGCCACCAGCAAGCCCTACCGAACTACAAAACTCCAAGATGAAAACCCTCCTTACTTGAATGAGAATGGTTATGTCGACTTTGCGCCTGATGATATAAGAAATCCCCAAAATTGGTCTACGCCTCGAAGATGGGCTGTCACGATGTCTGCTGTGTTGCTTGTCCTCAATGCCACTTTTGCCTCGAGTTCGCCGAGTGGTTGCTTTCCATCCCTGGCAAAGCATTTTCATGTGTCTGAGCTGGCCGCAGGTCTAACAATCACCCTATTTCTCTTGGGATACTGCGCCGGACCGCTCATCTTTGCTCCTCTGAGCGAAGTGTACGGACGAAGATGGATCTTTTATATCACCTTCTCGTTATACCTTATCTTTAACTTTCTATGTGCTTGGGCACCTAACTTCGGCGCACTTCTTGTTGGCCGTTTCCTCACAGGAACTTTTGTCTCTGCGCCCCTTAGCAACTCACCAGGTGTCCTCGCTGATCTCTGGTCTCCTATCGAGCGCGGCAATGCCATGGCTGGATTCGCTGCCATGGTGTGGATTGGTCCGGCTCTAGGCCCCGTCATTGCAGGCTTTCTCGAGCTCAAGAAAGATTGGCGCTGGAGTTTTTATGTCTTGCTCTGGCTTGGTGGTGCGACAGCTATCATCATGCTGACTATCCCCGAGACACATGCTCCGACACTTCTTCTCAAAAAGGCGCGAAGGATCCGCAAAGCAAAAATCCCTGGATACGAGAACGTCAAGGCTCAGTCTGAAGACACTGATCGGTCTTTGAAAGCAGTGTACAAGATTGCACTGACTCGACCATTCATCATACTCTTCGACACCATCTCCTTCCTGTGTGCCATTTACATGTCTGTTGTTTACACTCTGTTGTATATGCTTTTCAGCATTTATCCCATCGTCTTTCAGCAACGAAGAGGTTGGAACAGTGGTGTAGGAGAGCTACCCCTGATTGGAACAGTGGTTG GTGCATGCATTGGAGGGTTTATCGTGTTGATTGACTCACACATtcgaaagaagaagatcgaaAAAGGCGGGAAAAAGATGGAACCAGAAGACCGATTGCCATTAGCCATGattggtggtgttggtttTGCTGTGACTATGTTCTGGTTTGCATGGACGGCTGAGTATAA CTCCATCCATTGGATTGTGCCGACAATAGCAGGGACATTTCTTGCTACATCGCTGATGCTCATTTTCGTTGCCTACCTGACATATCTTGTGGATGTGTACCTTATGTACGCCGCATCAGCTATTGCAGCAAACACAATCGCGCGATCAGCATGTGGCGCCGCAGCACCTCTCTTTACAAACCAAATGTTCAGCGCTCTTGGTATTGGTGGCGGCGGTAGTCTTATCGGCGGCGTTGCTACTGTCCTGGCTATTATACCGTTTTGGTTTTACAAATATGGAAAACAAATTCGTATCAGAAGTAAGTTTGCTCCTACAAAGGACAAGGAGGAAGCCAAAGAGAAGGACGAGGAACGGGGTGTTAGTAATGGTAACGGCGATAGACATAACAGCGTCTTGTCTAACGATGGCTCGGATGGCTCAGAGTCGACAGTGGCTGCGAGATAG